One Betta splendens chromosome 16, fBetSpl5.4, whole genome shotgun sequence genomic window carries:
- the id4 gene encoding DNA-binding protein inhibitor ID-4, producing MKAVTPVRPQDSSSGGSQLSAHCLSKQSLSIARCRMEEEDAFCLQYDMNDCYSRLKRLVPTIPQDKKVSKVEILQHVIDYILDLQLALETHPSLYKQQPQRSGSCPPASNPSRTPLTVLNVDHHQRTSIVKKPEDSILCR from the exons ATGAAGGCTGTTACTCCAGTCCGCCCCCAGGACTCCTCCTCCGGCGGCAGCCAGCTCTCCGCGCACTGTCTGTCGAAGCAGAGCCTCAGCATCGCCCGgtgcaggatggaggaggaggacgcgttCTGCCTGCAGTACGACATGAACGACTGCTACAGCCGCCTCAAGCGCCTGGTGCCCACCATCCCGCAGGATAAGAAAGTCAGCAAAGTGGAGATCCTCCAGCACGTCATAGACTACatcctggacctgcagctggcCCTGGAGACGCACCCTTCCCTCTACAAGCAGCAGCCCCAGCGGAGCGGCTCGTGCCCCCCGGCCTCCAACCCCAGCAGGACGCCGCTCACGGTGCTCAACGTCGACCACCACCAG AGGACGTCTATAGTAAAAAAGCCGGAGGACTCGATTTTATGCCGCTGA